One part of the Actinomyces howellii genome encodes these proteins:
- a CDS encoding glycosyltransferase family protein, protein MTPTTSHLAQDAGPGASRRPRLLIISFSPIVSDARVLKQVRLLTPTHEVTTCGYGEAPEGVARHVRIPDGLVSWRLDRSALIARRFEDAQAGQEVVAWCREHLVPGSWDAVLADDAETVPLALWLRPAGGVHADLHEYAPRQKEGVARWRLFVAPYVRWLCRTYVARADSVTTVAQGLAEAYEREYGLRAGVVTNATPYRRGEPTPVETRPGRPLRLVHSGAALPDRHLEIMVEAMGLTTRDATLDLYLTRNDPSVIEALRAQAADLPPGRVRVIDPVPYAELIETLAGYDVGVFSIPPVSFNYRHTLPNKLFDFVQARLAVVVSPSPEMARVVTEHSLGAVTEDFTAASLARTIDALDDEAVAAGKAASHRAARTLSAEEQVGTWWDAVRALDERAAAVDPSLRVPASPQDTAVEQEGGS, encoded by the coding sequence ATGACACCGACGACCAGCCACCTCGCCCAGGACGCCGGCCCCGGGGCCTCGCGCCGGCCGCGTCTGCTCATCATCTCCTTCTCCCCGATCGTCTCCGACGCCCGGGTCCTCAAGCAGGTGCGCCTGCTCACCCCCACCCACGAGGTGACGACCTGCGGCTACGGCGAGGCCCCCGAGGGCGTGGCCCGTCACGTGCGCATCCCCGACGGGCTCGTGTCCTGGCGCCTGGACCGCTCGGCCCTCATCGCCCGCCGATTCGAGGACGCCCAGGCCGGCCAGGAGGTCGTCGCGTGGTGCCGTGAGCACCTCGTCCCCGGTTCCTGGGACGCGGTCCTGGCCGACGACGCCGAGACCGTCCCTCTGGCCCTGTGGCTCAGGCCCGCCGGGGGCGTCCACGCCGACCTCCACGAGTACGCGCCCAGGCAGAAGGAGGGGGTCGCCCGCTGGAGGCTCTTCGTGGCCCCCTACGTGCGCTGGCTGTGCCGCACCTACGTGGCCCGCGCCGACTCGGTCACCACCGTGGCCCAGGGCCTGGCGGAGGCCTACGAGCGCGAGTACGGGCTGAGGGCGGGGGTCGTCACCAACGCCACGCCCTACCGCCGCGGCGAGCCCACACCCGTGGAGACCCGCCCGGGCCGACCGCTGCGCCTCGTCCACTCCGGGGCAGCGCTCCCCGACCGCCACCTGGAGATCATGGTCGAGGCCATGGGGCTGACGACGAGGGACGCCACGCTCGACCTCTACCTCACCCGCAACGACCCGTCCGTCATCGAGGCGCTGCGCGCCCAGGCGGCCGACCTTCCCCCCGGCAGGGTGCGGGTCATCGACCCCGTCCCCTACGCCGAGCTGATCGAGACCCTGGCCGGCTACGACGTCGGGGTCTTCTCGATCCCCCCGGTGTCCTTCAACTACCGCCACACCCTGCCCAACAAGCTCTTCGACTTCGTCCAGGCCCGCCTGGCCGTCGTCGTCTCCCCGAGCCCGGAGATGGCCCGCGTCGTCACCGAGCACAGCCTGGGCGCCGTGACCGAGGACTTCACCGCCGCCTCCCTGGCCCGCACGATCGACGCCCTGGACGATGAGGCCGTCGCCGCGGGCAAGGCCGCCTCCCACCGGGCGGCCCGGACCCTGAGCGCCGAAGAGCAGGTCGGCACCTGGTGGGACGCCGTGCGCGCCCTCGACGAGCGGGCCGCCGCCGTCGACCCGTCCCTGCGGGTCCCCGCCTCCCCGCAGGACACCGCCGTCGAGCAGGAGGGTGGCTCATGA
- a CDS encoding glycosyltransferase family 4 protein, translating into MRITAVTTWYPTTRAPARGSFVVRDLAAIATLHEVRVVHLVPPGDDDATRRLRHEGVEVLRIPMRPADPVSVARAARALGPALKDAQIVHSMAFSALEPLALSRPRVPWVHTEHWSALTTPGTLPAPARLALPAVSRLLALPDVATAVCDFLAAPVRTVRRGRPTRVVPCIVEPYEPAERRDRADGSLRMVGVGGLIERKDPVLALETVSALVSRGVDAHLTWVGEGPLRSQVEARAAAPDLAGRITLTGSLDTTGVRRALAGADLFLGPTRADNFFVSAAEAVIAGRPCVVGSTGGQGEYLTELSGRLLDSRDPEDWARAVIELDGATRQVSARSIAATIGDSFSTPVVAAGYNRAYREALAPRTGPWSRDEALRPVRPGPAGEGRP; encoded by the coding sequence ATGAGGATCACCGCCGTGACGACCTGGTACCCCACGACGAGGGCCCCTGCCCGGGGCAGCTTCGTCGTGCGGGACCTGGCGGCTATCGCGACCCTCCACGAGGTCCGGGTGGTCCACCTCGTCCCCCCGGGGGACGACGACGCCACCCGCCGCCTGCGGCACGAGGGGGTCGAGGTGCTGCGCATCCCCATGCGTCCGGCCGACCCGGTGTCGGTGGCCCGCGCGGCCCGCGCCCTGGGCCCCGCCCTCAAGGACGCCCAGATCGTCCACTCCATGGCCTTCTCCGCCCTGGAGCCCCTGGCCCTGAGCCGGCCCCGGGTCCCCTGGGTCCACACCGAGCACTGGTCGGCCCTGACCACCCCCGGGACGCTGCCGGCTCCGGCGCGCCTGGCCCTGCCGGCGGTCTCCCGCCTGCTCGCCCTGCCCGACGTGGCCACCGCCGTGTGCGACTTCCTGGCCGCGCCGGTGCGCACGGTGCGACGAGGGCGGCCGACACGGGTCGTGCCCTGCATCGTCGAGCCCTACGAGCCGGCCGAGCGCCGAGACCGCGCCGACGGGTCCCTGAGGATGGTCGGCGTCGGGGGCCTCATCGAGCGCAAGGACCCCGTCCTCGCCCTGGAGACCGTGTCCGCTCTCGTCTCCCGCGGCGTCGACGCCCACCTGACCTGGGTGGGGGAGGGCCCCCTGCGCAGCCAGGTCGAGGCCCGCGCGGCCGCCCCCGACCTGGCCGGCCGCATCACGCTGACGGGCTCCCTCGACACCACGGGGGTCCGCCGGGCCCTGGCCGGGGCGGACCTCTTCCTCGGTCCCACCCGGGCCGACAACTTCTTCGTCTCGGCAGCCGAGGCCGTCATCGCCGGGAGGCCCTGCGTCGTGGGCTCCACCGGCGGCCAGGGCGAGTACCTCACCGAGCTGAGCGGCCGGCTCCTGGACTCCCGGGACCCCGAGGACTGGGCCCGCGCGGTCATCGAGCTTGACGGCGCAACACGCCAGGTCAGCGCCCGGAGCATCGCCGCGACGATCGGCGACTCCTTCTCGACGCCGGTGGTGGCCGCCGGCTACAACCGCGCCTACCGCGAGGCCCTCGCCCCGCGCACCGGCCCCTGGTCGCGCGACGAGGCGCTCCGTCCCGTGCGCCCGGGCCCGGCGGGGGAGGGCAGGCCATGA
- a CDS encoding glycosyltransferase family A protein has translation MSTPPPGPPTTERTDLGRPAPGAALVDVVIACHNPARPVGRAVASVLDGNPEACVTVVCHNRRAEEIAQAIDPAHRDRVRYLEHRDPRPSASGPFNAGIRAARTPWVSIMGSDDSLAPGAVASWLRLARATGAEFIVPRLALGAPGRIVPTPAPRPSRLVAPCLAGLGPRRSRLPRPLALRLALIGRGLAAASLVADRLSYRSAPLGLMSVAMLAREGLSLVEGATVGGDVAMVTRMFATVPTAYDSRGPVYLIGEDASDRVTYVVRPLAEQLGFLDDLLDADWARDLDLRSRRAVAAKMTRIHLFGAVHYRPDPGLWTEPERADLQATSAHLEAFAPGYGSVLSRAETALLRACLDPRVPAGELIALSAARRRHGRPSTLLTGSPLTILAREAPLRLMGASVLTKMVPARRRS, from the coding sequence ATGAGCACCCCGCCCCCCGGGCCGCCGACCACCGAGCGCACCGACCTGGGCCGCCCGGCACCCGGCGCCGCCCTCGTCGACGTCGTCATCGCCTGCCACAACCCGGCCCGACCCGTGGGCCGCGCCGTCGCCTCCGTGCTCGACGGCAACCCCGAGGCCTGCGTGACGGTCGTGTGCCACAACCGTCGGGCCGAGGAGATCGCCCAGGCCATCGACCCCGCCCACCGCGACCGCGTGCGCTACCTCGAGCACCGCGACCCCCGGCCCTCCGCCTCCGGCCCCTTCAACGCGGGCATCCGGGCCGCCCGCACCCCGTGGGTGTCGATCATGGGCTCCGACGACTCCCTGGCCCCCGGGGCGGTGGCCTCCTGGCTGCGCCTGGCCCGCGCCACCGGTGCCGAGTTCATCGTCCCCCGCCTGGCCCTGGGCGCCCCCGGACGGATCGTGCCCACCCCGGCCCCGCGCCCCAGCCGGCTGGTCGCACCGTGCCTGGCCGGGCTCGGCCCGCGCCGCAGCCGGTTGCCCCGGCCGCTCGCCCTGCGTCTGGCGCTCATCGGCCGCGGCCTGGCCGCCGCCTCCCTCGTGGCCGACCGCCTGTCCTACCGCTCGGCACCCCTGGGCCTCATGAGCGTGGCGATGCTCGCCCGCGAGGGGCTGTCCCTCGTCGAGGGGGCCACCGTGGGAGGGGACGTGGCCATGGTGACCCGCATGTTCGCCACGGTCCCCACCGCCTACGACTCCCGCGGACCGGTCTACCTCATCGGTGAGGACGCCTCGGACCGGGTCACCTACGTCGTGCGGCCCCTCGCCGAGCAGCTCGGCTTCCTCGACGACCTGCTCGACGCGGACTGGGCCCGCGACCTCGACCTGCGCTCGCGGCGCGCGGTCGCCGCCAAGATGACCCGCATCCACCTGTTCGGCGCCGTCCACTACCGTCCCGACCCGGGGCTGTGGACCGAGCCGGAGCGCGCCGACCTCCAGGCCACCTCGGCCCACCTCGAGGCCTTCGCCCCCGGCTACGGCTCCGTCCTGTCACGGGCTGAGACCGCGCTGCTGAGGGCCTGCCTCGACCCACGGGTTCCTGCCGGCGAGCTGATCGCCCTCAGCGCCGCCCGACGCCGCCACGGCAGGCCCTCCACGCTGCTGACCGGCAGCCCGCTGACTATCCTCGCCCGTGAGGCGCCCCTGCGTCTCATGGGGGCCTCGGTGCTCACCAAGATGGTGCCCGCCCGCCGCCGTTCCTGA
- a CDS encoding glycosyltransferase, whose amino-acid sequence MPRSATGLIGMLARAASSPVGERALVALTLSRLALARSRGRSLDGAIEVARRARFLSDRGSTGRARGLLAAAASRLTGPEQAVLAVEDAAVCLDAAEEPRRWGTALEATLALADASWCEGEDHRTEELLESVLRLLFHPELHFSSSPSALAEEPVDHLGALHASRAWSALTSPHVAPEGDGALPAGAVETAGQDAGADRDRPRRVLFVSMTNWNFVRDIVEDYRADPRYEVRTLDPGAPGVLPARPSRQGLVAERLRAARGGPPPQVPAAVAQDLAWADTVFVEWGAAAAVWMSLVRPYLAPRARVIVRVHSFEASTPWPQLIDWSAVDVLLTVAPAIRALLEESLDLPCQLERVTLPNRSVLTDYHLPKTGQAARTIAMVGWGSVRKDPGWTLDVLDLLRQDDPSWRLLLIGPEFPATGSLTASQARTASEVRARIDRLGQCVTVTGQTDAVAEHLRDAAVIVSSSRREGTHEGFIQGVASGALPVCRDWPDVAAWGGPGALFPAEWVVRTPAEAAERIRALADDLGYRDAQARDVLDRWDWSVVRGSYDTLIDGGPTTV is encoded by the coding sequence ATGCCCCGTTCGGCCACAGGACTCATCGGCATGCTCGCCCGGGCGGCGTCCTCACCCGTGGGGGAGAGGGCGCTGGTCGCCCTCACCCTGAGCCGCCTGGCCCTCGCCCGGAGCCGCGGCAGGTCCCTGGACGGCGCCATCGAGGTCGCCCGGCGTGCCCGTTTCCTGTCCGACCGCGGCTCGACGGGCCGGGCGCGCGGCCTGCTCGCCGCCGCAGCCTCCCGCCTGACCGGGCCCGAGCAGGCGGTCCTGGCCGTCGAGGACGCCGCGGTCTGCCTGGACGCGGCCGAGGAGCCCCGCCGTTGGGGCACCGCGCTCGAGGCCACCCTCGCCCTGGCGGACGCCTCCTGGTGCGAGGGCGAGGACCACCGCACCGAGGAGCTCCTCGAGTCGGTCCTGCGCCTGCTGTTCCACCCCGAGCTGCACTTCTCCTCGTCCCCCTCGGCGCTGGCCGAGGAACCCGTCGACCACCTCGGTGCTCTCCACGCCTCCCGCGCGTGGTCCGCGCTCACCTCCCCCCACGTGGCCCCGGAGGGCGACGGGGCCCTGCCGGCAGGTGCCGTCGAGACCGCAGGACAGGACGCGGGAGCGGATCGGGACCGCCCCCGCAGGGTGCTGTTCGTCTCGATGACGAACTGGAACTTCGTGCGCGACATCGTCGAGGACTACCGCGCAGACCCCCGCTACGAGGTGCGCACCCTGGACCCGGGAGCCCCCGGGGTCCTGCCGGCTCGTCCCTCTAGGCAGGGCCTCGTGGCCGAGCGCCTGCGCGCCGCCCGCGGGGGCCCTCCGCCCCAGGTGCCGGCCGCCGTCGCGCAGGACCTGGCCTGGGCCGACACCGTCTTCGTGGAGTGGGGCGCCGCCGCCGCGGTGTGGATGAGCCTCGTGCGCCCCTACCTGGCGCCCCGGGCGCGCGTCATCGTGCGCGTGCACTCCTTCGAGGCCTCGACCCCCTGGCCCCAGCTCATCGACTGGTCGGCCGTCGACGTCCTGCTCACCGTCGCCCCGGCGATCCGCGCCCTCCTCGAGGAGAGCCTCGACCTGCCCTGTCAGCTCGAGCGGGTGACCCTGCCCAACCGCTCGGTGCTCACCGACTACCACCTGCCCAAGACCGGGCAGGCGGCCAGGACCATCGCCATGGTCGGGTGGGGCTCGGTTCGCAAGGACCCCGGCTGGACCCTGGACGTGCTCGACCTGCTGCGCCAGGACGACCCCTCCTGGCGGCTGCTGCTCATCGGGCCGGAGTTCCCCGCGACGGGCTCGCTCACCGCCTCCCAGGCACGGACGGCCTCCGAGGTCCGCGCCCGCATCGACCGGCTCGGGCAGTGCGTGACCGTCACCGGGCAGACGGACGCGGTCGCTGAGCACCTGCGGGACGCGGCCGTTATCGTCTCCTCCTCCCGCCGGGAGGGCACCCACGAGGGCTTCATCCAGGGCGTGGCCTCCGGGGCCCTGCCGGTGTGCCGCGACTGGCCCGATGTCGCAGCCTGGGGCGGGCCCGGTGCGCTGTTCCCCGCCGAGTGGGTCGTGCGCACCCCCGCCGAGGCCGCCGAGCGCATCCGCGCGCTGGCCGACGACCTCGGCTACCGTGACGCCCAGGCGCGTGACGTCCTGGACCGCTGGGACTGGTCGGTCGTGCGCGGCTCCTACGACACCCTCATCGACGGCGGGCCGACCACGGTCTGA
- a CDS encoding nucleotide sugar dehydrogenase, whose amino-acid sequence MRIAVVALGKIGLPLAVQYAEKGHEVIGVDINPTTVEAVNAGTEPFPGEAHLADKLRALSPATGTGALRATTDYAEAVPGADAVVLVVPLFVDDATWEPDFTWMDAATASLAEHLTAGTLVSYETTLPVGTTRNRWKPMIERISGLAEGTGFHLVFSPERVLTGRVFADLRRYPKLVGGLNEAGTRAGIAFYEQVLDFDPRPDLPRPNGVWDMGTAEAAEMAKLAETTYRDVNIGLANQFAVYADKAGFDIEKVIEACNSQPYSHIHRPGIAVGGHCIPVYPRLYLSTDPEASVVRTARSFNATMPDYVVGRAEQVMGDLAGLRVAVLGASYRGGVKETAFSGVFPTVAALRAKGAEVLVQDPMYSDPEIIAFGWTPYHLGEAVDVVIVQADHAEYAGLTPADLPGVRLLLDGRRATDPALWAGTPRLTIGGGE is encoded by the coding sequence ATGCGCATCGCCGTCGTCGCCCTGGGCAAGATCGGCCTGCCCCTGGCCGTCCAGTACGCCGAGAAGGGCCACGAGGTCATCGGGGTGGACATCAACCCCACGACCGTCGAGGCGGTCAACGCCGGGACGGAGCCCTTCCCCGGCGAGGCGCACCTCGCCGACAAGCTCCGGGCCCTCAGCCCGGCGACCGGCACGGGTGCCCTGCGCGCCACCACCGACTACGCTGAGGCCGTCCCCGGCGCGGACGCGGTCGTCCTCGTCGTCCCGCTCTTCGTCGACGACGCCACCTGGGAGCCCGACTTCACGTGGATGGACGCCGCGACCGCCTCCCTGGCCGAGCACCTGACGGCGGGCACGCTCGTGTCCTACGAGACCACCCTGCCCGTGGGCACGACCCGCAACCGCTGGAAGCCCATGATCGAGAGGATCTCCGGCCTGGCCGAGGGCACCGGCTTCCACCTCGTTTTCAGCCCCGAGCGCGTCCTGACCGGTCGGGTCTTCGCCGACCTGCGCCGCTACCCCAAGCTCGTCGGCGGCCTCAACGAGGCCGGGACGCGGGCAGGCATCGCCTTCTACGAGCAGGTCCTCGACTTCGACCCGCGCCCCGACCTGCCCCGCCCCAACGGCGTGTGGGACATGGGCACCGCCGAGGCCGCGGAGATGGCCAAGCTCGCCGAGACGACCTATCGCGACGTCAATATCGGCCTGGCCAACCAGTTCGCCGTCTACGCCGACAAGGCGGGCTTCGACATCGAGAAGGTCATCGAGGCCTGCAACTCCCAGCCCTACTCCCACATCCACCGTCCGGGCATCGCTGTGGGCGGTCACTGCATCCCGGTCTACCCGCGCCTGTACCTGTCGACCGACCCCGAGGCGTCGGTGGTGCGCACGGCCCGGAGCTTCAACGCCACGATGCCCGACTACGTCGTCGGGCGTGCCGAGCAGGTCATGGGGGACCTGGCGGGCCTGCGGGTCGCCGTGCTGGGCGCCTCCTACCGGGGGGGAGTCAAGGAGACGGCCTTCTCCGGGGTGTTCCCCACCGTGGCCGCCCTGCGTGCCAAGGGCGCCGAGGTCCTCGTCCAGGACCCGATGTACTCCGACCCCGAGATCATCGCCTTCGGCTGGACGCCCTACCACCTCGGTGAGGCGGTCGACGTCGTCATCGTCCAGGCCGACCACGCCGAGTACGCGGGCCTGACGCCCGCGGACCTGCCCGGTGTGCGGCTCCTGCTCGACGGGCGCCGCGCCACCGACCCGGCGCTGTGGGCCGGCACCCCCCGCCTGACCATCGGTGGGGGCGAGTGA
- a CDS encoding DUF6541 family protein: protein MALTAALVLLAILLVPGYVLLRGLGVLRLQALAGAPAIAALELGALAVVCHWTGLPWTRTTALGGLAVLTCAALPLRRLTMRGRQPGPQPRPWPPLLIALGLAALVSGTAWMIGAQDIDAAMQASDGVWHLNAAAYVRTLLDAYPVGALAPMYWGEIHYYPVAWHSLVAILPGTIPTSANLVALLGLSVVWPLGCASLLAALFPVGRRTVLDGMPVLAGTLASTAATAPFVMMTTLWPYGWSVCLLPGVLALIVTARRVPAFYLRRGSQSPWGGALAAALAAMGLVYVHGAAAFNLAILGAPVLLVASMEAVRGWWGRTPHSRLVVLGACAALVLLVVAGAHVFWDQLSMLLSYSRSRAVVSTVFVEALRDDVMIYRIPDAGVGSALLTVMAMIGVVVSVRREIHRWAVLAAALAMLLLVASVWAASPLHILATPWYVQKSRILPLLEIPVLVLAMTALREALAHLRTVRERTGPRGGARWRRVVAGALALVAVVVPVATAAVRAPLHERVVAYAYQPEVSVWPVMLAPGEREFLESSAELLPEGAIILSEPTNGSAYYWSLTGTEVVFPSLRRNSEPDRLYVSEHATQIRTDPEVCAALGRLGAHYLYLDADRSEGRVPAGGERARWRNSLKNFPIGALRLVATDGTHSLWLITACGWEE, encoded by the coding sequence GTGGCCCTCACGGCAGCGCTGGTCCTCCTCGCCATCCTTCTCGTCCCCGGCTACGTCCTGCTCAGAGGCCTGGGAGTTCTGCGCCTCCAGGCCCTGGCGGGGGCCCCCGCCATCGCCGCCCTCGAGCTCGGCGCGCTGGCGGTCGTCTGCCACTGGACGGGTCTGCCCTGGACCCGGACGACGGCGCTGGGGGGCCTGGCCGTCCTCACCTGCGCGGCCCTGCCCCTGCGTCGCCTGACGATGCGGGGCAGGCAGCCGGGCCCCCAGCCGCGACCCTGGCCGCCGCTGCTCATCGCCCTGGGGCTCGCGGCACTGGTCTCGGGCACGGCGTGGATGATCGGTGCGCAGGACATCGACGCCGCCATGCAGGCCTCCGACGGCGTGTGGCACCTCAACGCCGCCGCCTACGTGCGCACCCTGCTCGACGCCTACCCGGTGGGCGCCCTGGCGCCCATGTACTGGGGTGAGATCCACTACTACCCCGTCGCCTGGCACTCCCTCGTCGCGATCCTGCCCGGGACGATCCCCACCAGCGCCAACCTCGTCGCGCTCCTCGGGCTGTCGGTCGTGTGGCCCCTGGGCTGCGCCTCCCTCCTGGCGGCGCTGTTCCCCGTGGGCAGGCGCACCGTGCTCGACGGCATGCCGGTCCTGGCTGGGACCCTGGCCTCCACCGCTGCCACCGCCCCCTTCGTCATGATGACGACCCTGTGGCCCTACGGCTGGTCGGTGTGCCTGCTTCCCGGTGTCCTGGCACTCATCGTGACCGCCCGCCGGGTTCCCGCGTTCTACCTGCGCCGAGGCTCGCAGTCCCCGTGGGGCGGCGCGCTGGCTGCCGCCCTGGCCGCCATGGGACTCGTCTACGTCCACGGCGCGGCCGCCTTCAACCTCGCGATCCTGGGGGCGCCGGTCCTCCTCGTCGCCTCGATGGAGGCGGTGCGGGGATGGTGGGGGCGCACCCCGCACTCCCGTCTCGTGGTCCTGGGGGCCTGCGCGGCCCTCGTCCTGCTCGTGGTGGCCGGCGCCCACGTCTTCTGGGACCAGCTGTCGATGCTCCTGTCCTACAGCCGTTCGCGGGCGGTCGTCTCCACCGTCTTCGTCGAGGCGCTGCGCGACGACGTCATGATCTACCGGATCCCCGACGCGGGTGTCGGCTCGGCGCTCCTGACCGTCATGGCGATGATCGGGGTCGTCGTGTCGGTGCGCCGTGAGATCCACCGCTGGGCCGTCCTGGCCGCGGCGCTGGCGATGCTGCTGCTCGTGGCCTCGGTGTGGGCCGCCAGCCCCCTGCACATCCTGGCTACTCCCTGGTACGTGCAGAAGTCCCGCATCCTGCCGCTGCTCGAGATCCCGGTGCTCGTCCTGGCCATGACCGCCCTGCGGGAGGCGCTCGCCCACCTCAGGACCGTGCGCGAGCGCACCGGGCCCCGCGGCGGGGCCCGGTGGCGGCGGGTGGTCGCCGGAGCGCTGGCCCTCGTGGCGGTCGTCGTGCCGGTGGCCACCGCCGCGGTGCGGGCCCCGCTCCACGAGCGGGTCGTCGCCTACGCCTACCAGCCCGAGGTGAGCGTGTGGCCGGTCATGCTCGCCCCCGGGGAGCGCGAGTTCCTCGAGTCCTCCGCCGAGCTCCTGCCCGAGGGCGCGATCATCCTGTCCGAGCCGACCAACGGCTCGGCCTACTACTGGTCCCTGACCGGCACGGAGGTCGTGTTCCCCAGCCTGCGGCGCAACTCGGAGCCCGACCGCCTCTACGTCTCGGAGCACGCCACCCAGATCCGCACCGACCCCGAGGTCTGCGCCGCGCTGGGGCGGCTGGGGGCCCACTACCTCTACCTCGACGCCGACCGCTCCGAGGGGCGCGTACCCGCGGGCGGGGAACGCGCCCGCTGGCGCAACTCGCTCAAGAACTTCCCCATCGGCGCGCTGCGCCTCGTGGCCACTGACGGCACGCACTCCCTGTGGCTCATCACCGCCTGCGGGTGGGAGGAGTGA
- a CDS encoding DUF6541 family protein: MNGWWALAACAVTGAVLLTVPGWAVARAWGLRGWSSAGAALPLSCLAVGVAELLASAVGLTWAPWGWAAVAAVTTLLSVPAVLVGSRWAGLETAGPAPGVLPAAGCAAVLVGVGLLAGTGSPDSPVQAYDAVFHLNGVQAVRESGSASALGGLALLYQGAATYYPTLWHGTAALLPGAPVVATNALVVVLGALCWPLGVAALGVEVLGGPGSQRLPHWPRAVAVTTVACTACVAVPTVLLTSLAAWPYALSVLCLPGVLVVAVRLARTLPAAGAGRTTGALRAGLLLLGAGGGAVLAHGTGLFNLAVLLGPAALLAGARRLRAGGLRGRRAVAVAVVVLLVAAVGAWLMRASLASVLGYSRPGGSALGTLGQALLDLPQYGPLASRGLPAGLVLLVLAVLGARGRQDGTRLWTVTALSALVLVVLVGGPQWWGRQIGFPWYLQKSRIEPLVLIAALPLALAGCQRLLTRWPGRRAAAALLVVALAAAGARLPLTIALGASVHDADRIAYGTLITPEEVDFYEGASGLLPEDAVVLGAPSLGTSYLWSLGGVRVVYPTRSAPTTGTAEAELAATAPELGPGSRTCELLDRLGAEYYLAVDRQGSGLEEAPVRWDAELAHWPEEGMEEVASSPTATIWRITACD, from the coding sequence GTGAACGGGTGGTGGGCGCTGGCCGCCTGCGCGGTGACGGGCGCCGTGCTGCTCACGGTCCCGGGCTGGGCCGTGGCCCGCGCCTGGGGGCTACGCGGCTGGTCCTCAGCGGGTGCGGCGCTGCCCCTGAGCTGCCTGGCGGTCGGTGTCGCCGAGCTCCTCGCCTCGGCGGTCGGCCTGACCTGGGCGCCCTGGGGCTGGGCGGCCGTCGCCGCCGTGACCACGCTGCTCAGCGTGCCCGCCGTGCTCGTCGGCAGCAGGTGGGCGGGGCTTGAGACGGCAGGTCCCGCTCCAGGGGTACTTCCGGCGGCGGGCTGCGCCGCGGTTCTTGTCGGGGTGGGGCTGCTCGCCGGAACGGGCTCACCGGACTCGCCGGTCCAGGCCTATGACGCGGTCTTCCACCTCAACGGCGTCCAGGCCGTCAGGGAGTCGGGCAGCGCCTCGGCCCTCGGGGGCCTTGCCCTGCTCTACCAGGGCGCCGCGACCTACTACCCGACGCTCTGGCACGGTACGGCCGCGCTCCTGCCGGGGGCGCCGGTCGTGGCGACCAACGCCCTTGTCGTCGTCCTCGGCGCGTTGTGCTGGCCGCTGGGGGTCGCCGCGCTCGGCGTCGAGGTGCTGGGAGGCCCCGGATCGCAGCGGCTCCCTCACTGGCCCCGGGCGGTGGCGGTGACGACGGTGGCCTGCACGGCGTGCGTGGCGGTGCCCACCGTCCTGCTCACCTCCTTGGCGGCGTGGCCCTACGCGTTGTCCGTCCTGTGCCTGCCCGGCGTGCTCGTCGTGGCGGTGCGGCTCGCGCGCACCCTCCCGGCGGCTGGGGCCGGGCGGACCACCGGAGCCCTGCGTGCCGGCCTGCTCCTGCTCGGTGCCGGGGGAGGCGCCGTCCTGGCTCACGGCACCGGCCTGTTCAACCTCGCCGTGCTCCTGGGGCCCGCAGCGCTCCTGGCCGGGGCGCGCCGCCTGCGCGCAGGCGGCCTGCGAGGACGGCGAGCTGTGGCCGTCGCCGTCGTCGTGCTTCTGGTCGCTGCGGTGGGCGCCTGGCTCATGCGCGCCTCCCTGGCCTCCGTGCTCGGCTACTCCCGACCGGGAGGAAGCGCCCTGGGGACCCTCGGACAGGCCCTGCTCGACCTGCCCCAGTACGGCCCGCTCGCCTCGCGAGGCCTGCCCGCCGGCCTCGTCCTCCTCGTCCTGGCTGTGCTCGGGGCGCGCGGCCGCCAGGACGGGACCCGCCTGTGGACGGTCACCGCGCTGAGCGCCCTCGTCCTCGTCGTCCTCGTCGGCGGCCCGCAGTGGTGGGGCAGGCAGATCGGCTTCCCGTGGTACCTCCAGAAGTCCCGGATCGAGCCCCTCGTGCTCATCGCGGCCCTCCCGCTGGCCCTCGCGGGCTGCCAGCGGCTGCTCACGCGGTGGCCGGGGCGGCGGGCGGCCGCCGCTCTCCTCGTCGTCGCCCTGGCGGCGGCCGGCGCGAGGCTGCCCCTGACGATCGCCCTGGGGGCCTCGGTCCACGACGCCGACAGGATCGCCTACGGCACGCTCATCACCCCCGAGGAGGTCGACTTCTACGAGGGTGCCTCGGGACTGCTGCCTGAGGACGCCGTCGTCCTCGGGGCGCCGTCCCTGGGCACCTCCTACCTGTGGTCCCTGGGAGGGGTGAGGGTCGTCTACCCCACCCGGTCGGCACCGACCACGGGAACCGCCGAGGCCGAGCTGGCCGCCACCGCCCCCGAGCTGGGGCCAGGTAGCCGCACCTGCGAGCTCCTGGACCGGCTCGGCGCCGAGTACTACCTGGCCGTCGACCGGCAGGGCTCAGGGCTCGAGGAGGCCCCGGTGCGCTGGGACGCCGAGCTCGCGCACTGGCCCGAGGAGGGCATGGAGGAGGTCGCCTCCAGCCCGACCGCCACGATCTGGCGCATCACCGCCTGCGACTGA